A single window of Flagellimonas maritima DNA harbors:
- a CDS encoding alpha/beta fold hydrolase, which translates to MEEQIIEEGKYRYIEMGDGTPMIILHGLMGGLSNFQGVSEYFPSKGYKVLIPELPIYHMPMLKTTVKNFAKFLEGFIEFKDLKDVILLGNSLGGHIGLLHTKMFPQMVKALVITGSSGLYESAMGDGYPKRGDYEFIKKKAEDVFYDPKVATKEIVDEVFATVNDRMKLVKTLAIAKSAIRHNMSKDLPSMNTPTCIIWGENDTVTPPNVAKEFHELLPDSDLYWIEKCGHAPMMEHPREFNKILEAWLDKRRF; encoded by the coding sequence ATGGAAGAGCAAATAATTGAAGAAGGCAAATACCGATATATTGAAATGGGTGATGGTACTCCTATGATTATTTTGCATGGTCTTATGGGAGGATTGAGCAACTTTCAAGGTGTTTCTGAATATTTTCCCTCTAAAGGTTATAAGGTATTGATTCCCGAACTTCCTATATATCATATGCCGATGCTCAAAACCACGGTAAAGAATTTTGCCAAATTCTTAGAAGGGTTTATCGAGTTCAAAGATTTAAAAGATGTTATTTTATTGGGTAATTCGCTGGGCGGCCATATTGGATTGCTACATACCAAAATGTTCCCGCAAATGGTAAAAGCTTTGGTAATAACAGGCAGTTCCGGGCTCTATGAAAGTGCTATGGGGGACGGGTATCCTAAGAGAGGGGATTATGAGTTCATAAAGAAAAAGGCTGAAGATGTTTTTTATGACCCTAAAGTAGCTACAAAAGAGATTGTGGATGAAGTATTTGCCACAGTAAACGACCGAATGAAATTGGTGAAAACACTTGCGATCGCAAAAAGTGCCATCCGCCATAATATGTCCAAGGACTTACCTAGCATGAATACTCCCACTTGTATTATTTGGGGAGAAAATGATACTGTTACGCCGCCCAATGTTGCAAAAGAGTTTCATGAATTGCTTCCTGATTCTGATTTGTATTGGATAGAAAAATGTGGTCACGCCCCCATGATGGAGCACCCACGGGAATTCAATAAAATACTTGAAGCTTGGTTGGATAAAAGGAGGTTTTGA
- the rsmH gene encoding 16S rRNA (cytosine(1402)-N(4))-methyltransferase RsmH, which yields MTSPYHNPVLLKESVDGLNIRQNGIYVDVTFGGGGHSKEILKRLGQHGKLFAFDQDEDALANTINDGRFQLINQNFQFIKQFLKFYGIRKVDGILADFGVSSHQFDEAERGFSIRFNADLDMRMNKNSELSAFEVVNKYSQENLASVLFQYGELRNANAMAKTIVESRLETPIKTTDQLKMVLKHFLPKMRENKILAQIYQAIRIEVNQEIEVLKTFLLQVPEMLDKGGRVSLISYHSLEDRLVKRFIRDGRFEGGAEKDFYGNINVPLKKVGGLVIPSADEIANNNRARSAKLRIAERL from the coding sequence ATGACTAGCCCATACCATAATCCAGTACTGCTCAAGGAGTCGGTAGACGGATTGAACATAAGGCAAAATGGAATTTATGTGGATGTGACCTTTGGTGGTGGAGGACATTCCAAAGAGATTTTGAAGAGATTGGGGCAACATGGTAAGCTTTTCGCTTTTGATCAAGATGAAGATGCACTTGCCAATACGATCAATGATGGAAGATTTCAGTTGATCAATCAGAATTTTCAATTTATCAAGCAGTTTTTAAAGTTCTATGGCATTCGGAAAGTTGATGGAATCTTGGCAGATTTTGGAGTTTCTTCCCACCAGTTTGATGAAGCAGAACGGGGTTTCTCCATTCGTTTCAATGCAGATTTGGATATGCGGATGAATAAGAATAGCGAGCTGTCCGCTTTTGAAGTGGTAAACAAATACTCCCAAGAAAATTTAGCATCGGTTTTATTTCAATATGGAGAATTGCGAAATGCGAACGCCATGGCAAAAACTATTGTTGAGTCGAGATTGGAAACTCCTATAAAAACTACCGATCAGCTAAAAATGGTTTTAAAGCATTTCTTGCCAAAGATGAGAGAGAATAAGATTTTGGCTCAGATATACCAAGCTATAAGAATAGAGGTGAATCAAGAAATAGAAGTATTAAAAACATTTTTATTGCAAGTGCCTGAAATGTTGGACAAAGGAGGAAGAGTGAGTCTGATCAGTTACCACTCTTTGGAGGATAGACTTGTAAAACGATTTATAAGAGATGGTCGGTTTGAAGGTGGGGCGGAAAAGGATTTCTATGGAAATATTAACGTACCCCTTAAAAAAGTAGGTGGTTTAGTAATTCCTTCAGCTGACGAAATAGCTAACAACAATAGAGCAAGAAGTGCAAAGCTTCGTATTGCGGAACGATTATAA
- a CDS encoding FtsL-like putative cell division protein, with translation MKKGLLDILKGKFLVSGDAPKNWMFLFFASFLAAVMISSSHRADKKVHEIAALSEEVRKLKSEFFEHRSTVQQLKLESTLREVVSVEGLEPSKNPPQKIKVKSEE, from the coding sequence ATGAAAAAAGGATTGTTGGATATTTTAAAAGGAAAATTTTTGGTAAGCGGAGATGCTCCCAAAAATTGGATGTTCCTGTTCTTTGCATCTTTTTTGGCCGCAGTCATGATTTCCAGTAGTCATAGGGCGGACAAAAAAGTCCATGAGATAGCGGCCCTTAGTGAAGAGGTTAGAAAGCTCAAAAGTGAATTTTTTGAACATAGATCTACTGTACAACAGTTAAAACTCGAATCAACATTGCGCGAAGTTGTTTCAGTTGAGGGGCTTGAACCTTCTAAGAACCCGCCGCAGAAAATAAAAGTAAAATCAGAAGAATAG
- a CDS encoding response regulator transcription factor, protein MIKVVIADNHPIVRLGIKNVLETSSDIEVVADVPTTSELFATLEKVTPDVVILEMDIPEINGIAALRKLKLDFPNVKSLMYSGQSEDVYALSTIRAGAFGYLSKTADLDYIVSAVKKVSEGNMFITNELAQRLAFDEGTQKPRRFFRKLSSREVEVLKLLASGKRNKEVAEGLNLNEKTVSTYKARLMKKLNVDNLVDLLQQAKALELY, encoded by the coding sequence ATGATAAAAGTAGTAATAGCTGATAACCACCCCATAGTCAGACTTGGTATTAAAAATGTTTTGGAAACCAGTTCAGATATTGAAGTAGTGGCAGATGTTCCCACTACATCAGAACTGTTCGCAACATTGGAAAAGGTTACTCCAGATGTAGTTATTTTGGAGATGGACATTCCTGAAATAAATGGTATTGCGGCTTTGAGAAAATTAAAGCTTGACTTTCCAAATGTTAAATCTTTAATGTATAGCGGACAATCTGAGGATGTTTATGCACTCAGCACTATACGTGCGGGAGCATTTGGATATTTATCAAAAACCGCTGATTTGGATTATATAGTTTCGGCTGTTAAAAAAGTTAGTGAAGGCAACATGTTCATTACCAATGAACTGGCACAAAGACTTGCTTTTGATGAGGGAACACAAAAACCAAGAAGATTCTTTAGAAAATTATCTTCTAGAGAGGTCGAAGTCTTAAAACTTTTGGCCAGTGGAAAAAGAAATAAAGAAGTTGCCGAAGGCCTTAACTTAAATGAAAAGACTGTAAGTACCTATAAGGCACGCTTGATGAAAAAATTAAATGTTGATAATTTGGTGGACTTACTGCAACAAGCCAAAGCTTTGGAATTGTATTAA
- a CDS encoding GTPase, with protein MKKKKSPKLVFVYNADSGKRNAILDSMHKVFSPTTYDCKLCDITYGVVSENRTWKRFRQDSEYDMVFLHKNEFAKMYASKFGYKFSFPIVLVEGKNGLEVFIATKELNQLKTSHALIRLIKQRNI; from the coding sequence ATGAAGAAGAAAAAATCACCAAAACTTGTTTTTGTGTACAATGCGGATTCAGGAAAACGCAATGCAATTTTGGATAGTATGCACAAAGTGTTCAGCCCAACAACATATGATTGCAAATTATGTGATATTACCTATGGTGTTGTTTCCGAAAATAGGACATGGAAAAGGTTTAGGCAGGATAGCGAATACGACATGGTTTTTTTACATAAAAATGAATTTGCCAAGATGTACGCATCCAAGTTTGGGTACAAATTTAGCTTTCCCATTGTGCTCGTAGAGGGCAAAAACGGACTCGAGGTATTTATTGCTACTAAAGAATTGAACCAACTAAAAACTTCTCACGCTTTAATAAGACTGATAAAGCAGCGAAATATATAA
- a CDS encoding division/cell wall cluster transcriptional repressor MraZ, translating to MTHIIGQHDCKADTKGRVILPISLKNQLLPVINESFVIKRSVFQQCLELYPKNEFDVLMQKVLKKSKINRKYDAFVRNFVAGMKEVTIDGDTGRLQIPKNLVEYAEIGKEVVLNAVFDKIEIWNKDKYEIVLADSEKDYADLAEEIFADDD from the coding sequence GTGACACATATTATAGGACAACATGATTGTAAAGCTGATACCAAAGGAAGGGTAATATTGCCAATTTCTTTGAAAAATCAACTGTTGCCCGTAATCAACGAAAGCTTTGTTATTAAAAGATCAGTTTTTCAGCAATGTTTGGAGCTCTATCCGAAAAATGAGTTTGATGTATTGATGCAAAAAGTGCTTAAAAAAAGCAAGATCAATAGAAAGTATGATGCCTTTGTGAGAAATTTTGTTGCTGGCATGAAAGAGGTAACCATAGATGGTGATACAGGTAGATTGCAGATACCGAAAAATTTGGTGGAGTACGCAGAAATAGGAAAAGAAGTAGTGCTAAATGCTGTTTTTGATAAAATAGAAATCTGGAACAAAGATAAATATGAGATAGTCTTGGCTGATAGTGAAAAAGACTATGCCGATTTGGCGGAAGAGATTTTTGCTGACGATGACTAG
- the yihA gene encoding ribosome biogenesis GTP-binding protein YihA/YsxC, whose translation MKISSAEFVMSNSNVAKCPNEPLPEYAFIGRSNVGKSSLINMLMERKSLAKTSGRPGKTQLINHFKVNGNWFLVDLPGYGYARVSKKDKKTFQKYITEYFEKRKQLVCAFVLVDIRHDPQPVDLEFMEWLGIHQVPFTIIFTKADKLKPAVIEKKADTYLQKLLDGAWEETPPHFITSSTDRTGREDVLGYIQNINQDFFKQNS comes from the coding sequence ATGAAAATATCTTCCGCAGAATTTGTTATGAGCAATTCCAATGTTGCAAAATGCCCAAATGAGCCTTTGCCCGAATATGCTTTTATAGGACGTTCCAACGTTGGAAAATCTTCATTGATAAATATGCTCATGGAGCGCAAAAGTCTGGCAAAAACTTCTGGAAGACCAGGAAAAACCCAACTCATTAATCACTTTAAAGTAAACGGAAATTGGTTTTTGGTGGATTTGCCAGGTTATGGTTATGCAAGGGTTTCCAAAAAGGACAAAAAGACTTTTCAAAAATACATTACCGAATATTTTGAGAAACGGAAACAATTGGTTTGCGCGTTCGTGTTAGTGGATATTAGACATGACCCGCAACCAGTAGATCTAGAATTTATGGAGTGGCTGGGCATCCACCAAGTTCCCTTTACAATAATTTTTACAAAGGCCGATAAATTAAAGCCTGCGGTTATTGAAAAAAAGGCCGATACTTATCTACAAAAGCTTTTGGACGGTGCATGGGAAGAAACCCCGCCACATTTTATAACTTCTTCAACGGACCGAACCGGTAGAGAAGATGTATTGGGCTATATCCAAAATATAAACCAAGACTTTTTTAAACAAAATTCCTAG
- the dnaG gene encoding DNA primase, translated as MISKTTIDQVYETSRVEEVIGDFVQLKKSGSNFKGLSPFSDERTPSFMVSPVKQIWKDFSSGKGGNVVAFLMEHEHFTYPEAIRYLAKKYNIEIEETERTDEQKEQANERESMYLVSEYAQKYFEEVLWETEPGKAIGLSYFKERGFTNENIRKFGLGYGLDEWDAFTKTALDKGYQLEFLEKTGLTIVKQQTSGEARKFDRFKGRVLFPIHSMSGRVLGFGGRILVNDKKAAKYLNSPESDIYHKSKVLYGIYFAKQAIAKEDNCFLVEGYTDVIQMYQRGVENVVASSGTALTPEQIRLINRLTKNITVLFDGDAAGLSASLRGIDLILEQGMNVKVCTFPEGEDPDSFAKNNTYEDLVLYLEENAKDFIQFKTSLLAREAANDPIKRADTVRDIVNSISKIPDQIKKEIYIQECAKIMQISETVLFNTLAQIDKKGIADANKKNKQEQKAFEVVKNDQVVERVDVQYELERKIIEMLLLYGSQKQKFEDLVLKENNEGDLVLEPEIVEARVYEKVYLDLQEDEIELTNEQFRIIYYKLIENLNESEEFTVNTFLGELEQEMVGEVSSILMEEEKYRLDDWARKDIYPKEKGHGIAQLVGETILTLRCYLIKNRIQKLQERTKDSIDDNSEVLEEILNYLQLNKLLNAKLNRVLS; from the coding sequence ATCCCGTGTTGAGGAGGTGATCGGTGATTTTGTGCAATTGAAAAAGTCAGGGTCCAATTTTAAAGGGCTTAGCCCTTTTTCAGATGAGCGTACGCCCAGTTTTATGGTCTCTCCGGTAAAACAGATTTGGAAGGATTTTAGCAGCGGCAAAGGCGGGAACGTAGTAGCTTTTCTAATGGAACATGAACATTTTACTTATCCCGAGGCAATCCGTTATCTCGCTAAAAAGTATAACATTGAAATTGAGGAAACCGAGCGAACGGACGAGCAAAAAGAACAAGCAAACGAAAGGGAAAGTATGTACTTGGTCTCCGAGTATGCCCAAAAGTATTTTGAAGAGGTTCTTTGGGAAACGGAGCCTGGAAAAGCAATTGGACTCAGCTATTTTAAGGAACGCGGATTTACTAACGAGAACATAAGAAAGTTTGGTCTGGGCTATGGATTGGACGAATGGGATGCCTTTACCAAAACAGCGTTGGATAAGGGATATCAGTTGGAATTTTTAGAAAAAACAGGATTGACCATTGTCAAACAGCAAACTAGCGGTGAGGCCAGAAAATTTGACAGGTTCAAGGGACGTGTCTTGTTCCCCATCCATTCCATGAGTGGTAGGGTACTCGGTTTTGGGGGGCGAATCCTTGTCAATGACAAAAAAGCCGCTAAATATTTAAATTCTCCCGAAAGCGATATTTACCACAAGAGCAAAGTTCTCTATGGGATTTACTTTGCCAAACAGGCCATTGCCAAAGAGGATAATTGTTTTTTGGTCGAGGGGTATACAGATGTTATCCAAATGTACCAACGCGGAGTAGAAAATGTTGTGGCTTCTAGTGGTACCGCATTGACTCCCGAGCAGATTAGACTGATCAATAGGCTTACCAAAAACATTACTGTACTTTTTGATGGGGATGCCGCAGGTTTGAGTGCTTCGCTTCGTGGAATCGATTTGATCTTGGAACAGGGAATGAACGTTAAGGTCTGTACTTTTCCGGAAGGTGAGGACCCTGATAGTTTCGCCAAAAACAACACCTACGAGGATTTAGTACTTTATTTAGAAGAAAATGCCAAGGATTTTATTCAGTTTAAAACTTCATTATTGGCTAGGGAAGCGGCAAATGACCCTATTAAACGCGCTGATACGGTAAGGGACATCGTAAATAGTATAAGTAAGATACCTGATCAGATAAAAAAAGAAATCTATATTCAGGAATGTGCCAAAATTATGCAGATTTCTGAAACGGTACTTTTTAATACACTCGCTCAGATAGATAAAAAAGGCATTGCAGATGCAAATAAGAAAAATAAGCAAGAGCAAAAAGCTTTTGAAGTAGTAAAAAACGACCAAGTTGTTGAAAGGGTAGATGTTCAATATGAGCTGGAACGAAAAATTATCGAAATGCTATTGCTCTATGGAAGTCAAAAACAAAAGTTCGAGGATTTGGTTCTTAAAGAGAATAATGAGGGAGATTTGGTATTAGAGCCAGAAATTGTAGAAGCAAGGGTGTATGAGAAAGTTTACTTAGATCTTCAGGAAGATGAAATTGAACTTACCAACGAGCAATTTAGAATCATATATTATAAATTGATAGAGAATCTGAATGAAAGCGAGGAATTCACTGTTAATACGTTCTTGGGTGAACTAGAACAGGAAATGGTAGGAGAGGTATCATCCATTCTTATGGAAGAAGAAAAATACAGGCTTGATGATTGGGCTAGAAAAGATATCTATCCAAAAGAAAAAGGACATGGAATTGCACAGCTAGTAGGCGAGACCATCCTTACCCTACGTTGCTATTTAATTAAAAATAGAATCCAAAAATTACAGGAACGGACAAAAGATAGTATTGATGATAATTCTGAGGTTCTGGAGGAGATTTTGAATTACCTGCAATTGAACAAATTATTGAATGCCAAGTTGAACAGAGTATTGTCTTAA
- the nadE gene encoding NAD(+) synthase, producing the protein MQTEKVIEHIVGWLKDYAINANCKGFVIGVSGGIDSAVTSTLCAKTELELLCLEMPIHQGKNQVTRADRHIEWLMKTKSNVQRQPVNLTPVFDSLIEALPKVDSEEERFMSLANTRARLRMTTLYYFAALKGYLVAGTGNKVEDFGVGFYTKYGDGGVDLSPIADLLKTEVYELGRVLGIGQDIMDAAPTDGLWGDSRTDEDQIGATYPELEWAMKMDGEGKTAIDFSDREKEVFTIYKNLNTINQHKMIPIPVCEIPKNLKQPFNAKNPV; encoded by the coding sequence ATGCAAACTGAAAAGGTAATAGAGCACATTGTTGGGTGGTTAAAAGACTATGCCATCAACGCAAATTGCAAAGGATTTGTAATCGGTGTGTCCGGAGGAATAGATTCAGCAGTTACCTCAACACTGTGCGCTAAAACAGAACTTGAGCTACTATGTTTGGAAATGCCCATTCACCAAGGTAAAAATCAAGTTACCCGAGCGGATAGGCATATAGAATGGCTTATGAAAACAAAATCCAATGTGCAGAGACAACCCGTAAACCTAACTCCTGTTTTTGACAGTTTAATAGAGGCGCTACCAAAGGTAGACTCAGAAGAGGAACGATTTATGTCCTTGGCCAACACCCGTGCACGATTACGCATGACAACGCTATACTATTTTGCGGCTCTAAAAGGGTATTTGGTCGCTGGTACCGGAAATAAAGTTGAGGATTTTGGAGTTGGATTTTATACTAAATACGGTGATGGAGGGGTTGATTTGAGCCCAATCGCCGATCTTCTAAAAACCGAGGTATATGAACTTGGACGTGTTTTGGGCATAGGGCAGGACATTATGGATGCAGCTCCAACCGATGGGCTTTGGGGCGATAGTAGGACTGATGAAGACCAGATAGGTGCAACCTATCCCGAACTGGAATGGGCAATGAAAATGGATGGAGAAGGTAAAACCGCCATTGATTTTTCTGACAGGGAAAAAGAAGTTTTCACAATATATAAAAACCTCAATACTATTAATCAACATAAGATGATTCCTATACCTGTTTGTGAAATCCCAAAGAACCTTAAACAACCTTTCAACGCTAAAAACCCAGTCTAA
- the gldB gene encoding gliding motility lipoprotein GldB — MKRLLKYFEPRLLAGYIFPVFLIFFGCREEDKIKERISNIPIDLKVYRFDREFAEANPEDIPELKSRYPYLFPSQFPDSVWTAKLIDTVQLELSAEVHKVFDDFSEESTALESLFQHIVFYFPRIKVPSIITVTSDVRYNDRVILTDSLLILGLDNYLGKDHHFYRGIQNYIAAGLDKQYMVSDVASAFVKKILQYPKNRTFLSRMVYYGKELYVKDKLLPKISDAKKIGFTDEDIAWSQANEEQIWRYFVERELLYSTDAILDRRFLDPAPFSKFQLELDSESPGRLGRYIGWQIVRAFMEKNEVTLQQLLSLPADEIFKKSYYKPRR; from the coding sequence ATGAAGAGGTTGTTAAAATACTTTGAACCACGTTTGCTCGCAGGGTATATTTTTCCTGTTTTTTTGATATTTTTTGGTTGTAGGGAAGAAGATAAAATCAAAGAAAGGATTTCAAATATTCCTATTGACCTTAAAGTTTACAGATTTGACAGGGAATTTGCCGAAGCGAATCCTGAAGATATACCAGAGCTAAAATCAAGATATCCATATCTTTTTCCAAGCCAGTTCCCAGATAGTGTGTGGACCGCTAAACTTATTGATACTGTTCAATTGGAGCTTTCTGCCGAAGTGCACAAGGTTTTTGATGATTTTAGCGAAGAGTCTACCGCTTTGGAATCTCTCTTTCAACATATTGTTTTTTATTTTCCAAGAATTAAAGTGCCGAGTATAATTACTGTAACGTCTGACGTTCGTTATAACGATAGAGTAATTCTTACGGATTCACTATTGATTTTGGGCCTTGATAATTATTTGGGAAAAGACCATCATTTTTATAGAGGTATCCAAAATTATATTGCTGCTGGACTAGATAAACAATATATGGTTTCGGATGTTGCTAGCGCTTTTGTAAAAAAAATACTCCAATATCCCAAGAACAGGACATTTTTATCACGTATGGTCTATTATGGAAAGGAATTATATGTAAAAGATAAACTACTTCCCAAAATTTCAGATGCAAAAAAAATAGGCTTTACCGATGAAGACATTGCATGGTCCCAAGCCAATGAAGAACAGATTTGGCGCTATTTTGTGGAAAGAGAACTTCTTTATAGTACTGATGCTATATTGGATAGAAGGTTTCTGGACCCAGCACCCTTCTCCAAATTTCAACTCGAATTGGATAGCGAATCACCGGGGAGATTGGGAAGATATATAGGATGGCAGATTGTAAGGGCCTTTATGGAAAAGAATGAGGTGACTTTGCAGCAACTTTTAAGCTTGCCGGCAGATGAAATTTTTAAGAAATCATATTACAAACCTAGAAGATAG
- the gldC gene encoding gliding motility protein GldC → MAVEHTSEIKLTVGLDENRVPEKLNWSAQDGGIENEEAKAMMLSVWDSKNRESLKIDLWTKDMPVDEMKIFFHQTLVTMSDTFMKATQDEKMTATMKDFCEYFAEKLELK, encoded by the coding sequence ATGGCAGTAGAACATACTTCGGAAATAAAATTGACCGTAGGGTTGGATGAGAATAGAGTTCCCGAAAAATTGAACTGGTCCGCACAGGACGGCGGTATAGAGAATGAAGAGGCGAAAGCGATGATGCTCTCTGTTTGGGACAGTAAAAATAGAGAATCTCTAAAAATAGACCTGTGGACCAAAGATATGCCCGTGGATGAAATGAAGATTTTTTTTCATCAGACTCTGGTAACAATGTCCGATACTTTCATGAAAGCAACACAGGATGAAAAAATGACCGCTACCATGAAAGACTTCTGTGAGTATTTTGCAGAGAAATTGGAATTGAAATAA
- a CDS encoding serine hydrolase domain-containing protein gives MFNPIHIKSNPKLFLFLIWIFTGIYSRGQNNETLQFSKELQELKNYFHIPGLAVLVEKNGEIQYEDYFGYANIENKVKLDSTTLFPIASLTKMFSGALIFKLVEQGKLSLNDPMNAYLSKKVFNDSIKIKHVLSHTSQGDIGKNFYYSNRFGILTTVIEKASGQALEDVMNDLIFKPLELKNTSLLKDSLQIVQNDLKIASPYIFNGSTQPGYIDFGFSTSAGIISNLQDLLIFSKALGNDLLISEASKKIMFSPPEKDLPYAHGIFSQDFDGRKILWGYGQFDCYSSLFLKIPEENLTLILLANSNLMSNPARLINGDIGTSLFALSFLKNYCYKSMDMPLLEIAKTPTDNDLKDSFFSRKKLLAEALSTSFLSRFDAIYMAKSKELLKLVFKKFPNYLDYGDLNLLHTLILLKDVSSYREIGDFTLFDDNVVAIADKLLKKDKDNPYANMYMGTFYDRKGNISKARYHFKTIIDAKNFSSFWYTEEAKNWLEAHK, from the coding sequence ATGTTTAACCCAATACACATAAAATCCAATCCAAAATTGTTTCTTTTTCTCATCTGGATTTTTACAGGAATTTATAGTCGTGGCCAGAATAATGAAACCCTACAATTTTCAAAAGAACTGCAAGAACTCAAAAACTATTTTCATATTCCTGGACTGGCAGTATTGGTAGAGAAAAACGGAGAAATTCAATACGAAGATTATTTTGGATATGCGAATATTGAGAACAAAGTCAAGTTGGATTCCACAACACTGTTTCCCATAGCATCATTGACAAAGATGTTTTCAGGAGCTTTAATTTTCAAACTTGTGGAACAGGGTAAATTATCGCTTAATGACCCAATGAACGCTTATTTATCCAAAAAAGTTTTCAACGATTCTATTAAAATAAAACATGTGTTGTCCCATACGTCACAAGGCGATATTGGAAAGAACTTTTATTATAGCAATAGATTTGGAATACTAACCACTGTTATTGAAAAAGCATCGGGCCAGGCATTAGAAGATGTTATGAATGACCTAATTTTCAAACCATTGGAACTTAAGAATACATCACTTTTAAAGGATTCGCTTCAAATTGTACAAAACGACCTGAAAATTGCCTCACCCTATATTTTTAATGGCTCAACTCAACCTGGTTATATTGATTTTGGTTTTTCAACCTCTGCAGGGATAATTTCCAACCTTCAAGATCTTTTGATTTTTAGCAAGGCTTTGGGCAACGATCTTTTAATTTCCGAAGCGTCCAAGAAAATCATGTTTTCTCCTCCAGAAAAAGATTTACCGTATGCACATGGCATCTTCAGTCAGGATTTCGATGGAAGAAAAATACTATGGGGTTATGGACAATTTGATTGCTATTCCAGTTTATTCTTAAAGATTCCTGAAGAAAATCTCACCTTAATATTACTCGCCAACAGCAACTTAATGAGCAATCCTGCGCGTTTGATCAACGGTGACATCGGTACTTCACTGTTCGCGCTGAGCTTTTTGAAAAATTATTGTTACAAATCAATGGATATGCCTCTTTTGGAAATTGCAAAAACTCCTACCGACAATGACCTTAAAGATTCATTTTTTTCCAGAAAGAAATTATTGGCAGAAGCACTTTCTACGTCTTTTCTTTCCCGTTTTGATGCTATATATATGGCCAAAAGTAAAGAATTGTTGAAACTGGTTTTTAAAAAATTTCCCAACTATCTCGATTATGGGGATTTGAATCTTTTGCACACTCTAATTCTTCTTAAAGACGTCTCATCTTATAGAGAAATAGGTGATTTTACTTTGTTTGATGACAACGTAGTAGCGATTGCGGACAAACTTTTAAAAAAAGATAAGGATAACCCTTATGCAAATATGTATATGGGGACATTTTATGATAGAAAAGGAAACATTTCAAAAGCCAGATACCATTTTAAAACTATTATCGATGCCAAGAATTTTTCTTCATTTTGGTATACTGAAGAAGCAAAAAACTGGTTGGAGGCACATAAATGA